In Myripristis murdjan chromosome 23, fMyrMur1.1, whole genome shotgun sequence, the DNA window TGGGTGTTTCAGTTGAGTTTTAATTTCAGCCCCAGACGGAAGGGAGTTCTGGAAAGATCTtgaaggaatattccaacagtTTGGGCGAAaaccctctttctccttcaccattttcacctctggacgtccagggggtagcatttcctgttagcttagcataaagacttgaggtctatgggagttgttagcctagccTTAAAATTCACTATGATGAACCGGATGAGTCCAGTTCCAACAGAAAACCTTAAAACTTCAACTACAAATCAAACCAGAGCAGGTGTGACGCAGAAGGCACAGGTAATATCgacctctgacactttttacaggaGCCTGTTTTCTCCAgctggccagcagggggcgtctgttggttccacatttccttcatctgagctcagagaaatgtggatcttCTGAAGCAGCGGCTGCTTGTTTTCACCGAcgcacaggaggagcaggattatcatttAGTGGTACACCTGATAATActgatgtaaaataataataataataatactaataataataataataataatgctttcCAATTTAATCAGCTGACATCTGTGGACttaaatcaaaaattaaatttaaaattaaaacaaaaaagactcaAATTAActgttaacaaacaaacaaataaatgcaatttGCTACTTATAATATTACCACAAGAAAACTCCTTTCTTCCCCTAAATGgcagtaatttttttccctcaggaaGTCCGATATGAAGTGAACGCCACGCTGCCGGCTGTCTCCCAacagaaacaataataataacaataataataataataataataataatgataataactgaGATGAAAGAAGGACAATGTGTGCGACACGGGGTTGCGTTGTTGTAAATCATTATAATTGTTCTATTATCTTTACAAAAACACTTTGACACtagcagtttttaaaaaattacaattcCAAAAagtgtgctgattttttttttcctttcacccacattgtttttttttttcagttttcatgatGAACAGGACGActgtacattgttttttaaattttttttctggacctgtgtgtgtgtgtgtgtgtgttagcttgTAAAAGCAGATAAAATGCGCAGCATGTTTTGTACAATGTTTTTACAGAAATGAGAgcacagagaaaacagttttgtttcttttgaacATGTACAGATTTCCATCACCGCCATCACATGTATAATATAACTTATTAAATAATagcaattctgtttttttttattatttttttaataattattattatcatttttccttaagtaaaacaaaatgaagcctttacagaaatcaaacaaacatgcacattatTATTCTCTGTCAGGAAACGTCATAAGAATCTGATGTTTTATGAGTGTGGTAGTACGTACGGATGCTTACACTCgccaactctgtgtgtgtgtgtgtgtgtgtgtgtgttttaaaaggtAGTCTTTACTGGAGAACCCCATCAGATCAGAGGAGAACAGCGCTTTGTGAATACACTGTGAAGGGCCACTGTGGGGGGGGAAATATATTCCAGGAAAAAAACCTCAGATATTCCCTGTGATTAAACTGGCAAATTtacaagaggaaaagaaaaaaataagaaatttatgagaaaaaaacttgacatTTCTGATATTGTAAAGTCACAttcatgggagaaaaaaaaaaacacaaaaatattttttctcctaATAAATTTCtcataaaactaaaaaatgcagatttttttcatcataaatttacaattttaatctttcttagttttttctcacaaatttgggACTTTATAATGTCTGAATTTGagggttttttcctcataaatttgtgaggttttttttgtaaatttaccactttgaTCTCAGaaatttttttctaaattaattaaattactttttgaGACTGCGGCTCTGCCCACTTTGCATCATCAATATCATCATCGTTGTCTCTGTCATAGTCTCTATTGTCAtaggcttttcaaaataaaactctgtTGTTACTAGGTGTTTTGTTCTATTTCTGTTCCGTTTTCAAGCTGTTTTTTCATTGACGCACTTGGTTGCTAACGGGTTGCTATGGACAAATTGTCTTGATCGTcgttaaaaaatattgatgcatcatcagcatataaAGAAATCTGGCATTATAACAAAGGAAATATAACTTTGAAACGCTAATTAATCACATTTAATTTTCTTCTTACTTTCAATTTTCTTCTTGTTCAATTTCTTCATCAAACGTTGGAatcaaagttttttcttttttttggtggtaAACTCTGGATTTTCCTGACTTCACAAGTTGACCAGAACACACCGCAAGTGACTGCTTTAACCTGAAAGCGGCCACAGAAACCAAACAACCCGGCAGCCGTACCTGACAGGTGTGTCAATAAAGTCGGCTTCATTATGAATCGTCCACGCCAAACACGAACCGCAAAGGCGGCGCTTTAATGTGAAAACCTTCTCAGTTTCCACGTCACTGCGTCTGGATTTATGACGTCACCTCGGAGACGGACAGGCACAGAGGGGCCTGGTGCCAGAACAATACTCGcgttaaagggacatttcacccaCAATctaacaaaacattttggttATCGAGTTCCCACCGTGCGCTGCCTTCAACCTCCGCGAAACTTCCAAACCCGTCCGCCGTCTCTGATCCGCAATTTCACCAGTTCACAAAAGCAAACCTCTGTCAGAAACCTAAAGTTCGGTTTGAAAAGCTCACACTCGTCTCTCTGCTCGATGTAATCCAATAATCCAAGCCTCAAAAGTTCACCAACACGCAGATTTTCTCTCAAAACTTCCtgcaaaaagacacaaaatccTCTCGTTTGGACATGAAGCGTCTGACTGGACGGACGCCACAAAACCGTAAAACTGCAGActcagttgtctttttttttttttttttttttttaaattagatgaGAGGCGGCTGGTGTGTTTGGAAagagtttaccatgaaggaTTCTTTGTCGGAGGTTGAATGCAGCACACAGCGAGAACcggaaacaaaaacaatgcattatgggtgaagcaCTCCATTAACGGTGGgctggatgctgtgtgtgtgtgtgtgtgtgtgtgtgtgtgtgtgtgtgtgtgtgtgtgtgtgtgtgtgtgtgtgtgtgtgtgtgtgtgtgtggtttgagaCGCTTTAATGTGAAAACTGCGCCGGCCGTTCTGTTTCCTCAAGCTGATTAAACGCAGAGCAGGAAGTAGAGTCGCACAAGTTTCCTCTGACATAATAAATAGATTTTATTGGTGGTTTATTTTCTCGGGGGCGGggtcttttttctgttgtttatttgtttattttacttctCGGCTTTCGGCTGCACTCCTGTCTCCATTttggcaaaaatcacatttcaaagtgcaaaaaaaccGTCTGCGGGATCATTTCCAACATCAGGACCGTGTTGTTttagagagagtgtgtgtgagtgtgtgtgtgtgtgtgtctgtgtgtgtgtgtgttagccggAGGAGCAGCAGCCCCCGGCAGGCGTGGCTTGTGGTTCGTCGTCAACGATTTGTACACCCCGCCTACTcgatgctgattggctggcgcCGTTGCCCTTCAACCTCTCCTCTGCCTGAGCCGTCTCCATcatccctacacacacacacacacacacacacacacacacacacacacacacacaaacacacacagacagacagacagtaaaacaAAGAGATATCAGTTAGTGCACCGGGAGTTTACAGGTCAAAACGTACAGATATACTGAATCTGATTTCAAAATTAATAGTGGATTTTAtccaaatttttaaaatatatttttgtgatatttaagAGAATCTTAACATTCAAACTTGAAACTTTAAACTGCAatcaaagagcttttttttttttttgcaaacacacaacaacaaactgaCTCAACTCAAAGTATTTCTGAATCTAAATGATCAGTAAAGAATAAGAGAGTATCATCTGCAAATTAAACCACAGAGTttcatcagagtgtgtgttttctccttctTACTTTTGCACAGATCCAGGAACAGCTCCTCGATGCCTTTATTTAGCTTGGCTGATGTGTGGTAGTGTTTGGCCCCCACCGACTCCGcatagctgcacacacacacacacacacacacacacacacacacacacacacacacacacacacagttatcatactaataaataaatatgatccAGTGGtttcagtgaagcctctcaagTTCTGCTGCTATTGGCTGGGACCTGCAGAGAAGCTCCGCCCCTCCGTCATGGGGTTTTATTACCAAGAGGTCTTTAccatctgaacaaaattcactttacttcttttcatttttaattgttttgttatttttttccaaatatccTGGTAACTGTATGGTATGTATAATTTTCGAATGtaattatatcattattattattattattattattattatcacaaaTAATATTattcgtagtagtagtagtagtatttttgtggtaattttccaGTAATTGTTTGCTAATGGTCCAGCAGTTTTGTGgctaattttattaatttttttaaaaataatttttaataattcttaataataattttttgtcttctttttgttggttcattttcttgtgaacCTGTCAACAAACATCTTGCttattttcaggtaattttgcCATGCTCTGGagagaaatccagtgaatttgctcGGTTGTCAAAGCCTTAAATTCCTTtttaaaaaggggaaaagagcGCTAGGTGAACTCCCGCCGACTCGACAGTTTCTAGTTTTTGTGACTCAGATCCTGATGACTTTCGTAATTTTAACCGTCGAGATGAAAGAAAACCTCTTCCAGTGACTTGTGAACGCCTCACACAAGTTCCTCCAAGGAGGATTCAGAGCAGACCAAGTGGCCAAAAAGCTCAAAGTCACATAAAGCTGATGTCTCGGGTCACACGTTGCTTGTTTATCTTAACTCTTCCAAACTGTCTGGACGTTTCCCTCCAATAAATCCAACATTACAGTCTCTGTTTGATGTGGAGTGATGAGCTAATTACGTTTTGACGGATTGTTTGGGCTCTTAAATGTCACAAGCAACAAATTCAAGTGACAAGCACATctaaagcagtgtgtgtgtgtgtgtgtgtgtgtgtgtgtgtgtgtgtgtgtgtgtgtgtgaggattttctttttgttttggttttttgttcCAAATTCTTGTCAAAAAGGAGTGAGCTCGCCCCATGCCCAAACAAGGTCACGGTGCCAAATTAAGGAACTTTCCGTCAACAGACGTTGGTAAAAGGCAGAGTCAGCACAAAATTACCAGAGTTACCAGAGTCTGATGGGAAATAGatatgatgatgacgacgatgacgacgacgacgacgacgactaACAAGGGCTGGTGACTAATGATTATTGCCAtgctgagagaggcagagatgctGATTCAGGACAATGTGTAAAGCCTGATCATGGTTAATATACATGGTTTGAGGTAATTATAGTTAGAAATAAGGACAAATATGGTTTATAAGTGTGATCAATAGTAGTGATTAACCTGTGAGTAACGGCTGTGGCATGTTgcgatcagtgtgtgtgtcactgagcGTCAAGGGAAGCCACGCCCACAGGGAGCAGGAAGCCACGCCCACAGGGAGCGGGAAGCCACGCCCATGGGGAGCGGGAAGCCACGCCCACAGCAGCTCGGTGCTTTTCCCAACATCTTTTCATGGAAAGTCCATTCATTTCCCAGCGCCAGCAGGACCCGGCTGTCTtcgacattttcatttttaaatcttGGTAAATAGGCtttaactgtaataaaactaaacagtaaataaataaataaataaataaatgtgtttctgaatCAAATGAATCAAGCGCTGTGACTGGTcagaaaaaactgttttgccCTAACGCAACCCGGGACTTGACTGTGTGGGCATCCTGAACAGAAACCAGGTGGGAATCATCAAACTTCAAAAGAATGTGCGGGGGAGCAGCTGTGGAGCCAACATGGCCGACGATAAACACCTCACTGATGGTTTGTTGAGGTTAAAATGACACACGCGATCACacagacgacaacaacaacggcggcggcggcctcaCCTCTCGGCCTCCTCCACTGAAACGTGTCTGTCTTTGTCCAGGTCGATTTTATTACCTGAggatgagagacagacaggtgagacagtcaaacacactaataaataaaacacagaaattaaatacaaacaaaatgatataaagtaaataaatgaataatatacattaaacagataaaataaaacacaatgaataaatgctgataaataacagaaattaaataactaataaataatatagATTAGATAAATATGTTCATAATATATTTCTTTTCgataataaatgtaaatataagaAAACATTCTTATTAGGCTGTTTCCTGTGACCAGTGAAGTCAGACGTTTCTTTTGAAAAGACACTGTATCCATGTAATGAAcggaaactgacaaaaaaaaaacaaaaaaaaaaacaccctgtttGCACAAGCAGAGCATCAGATGGGGccgaaaaataaaatcagacttTACAAATTTTTAGaagatttaatttttcttttctccaaatCAAAAGCCTGAGAGATAATCCAGCTCGgcgtttttcaaaataaaatcagaaaaacacaaacagcactgaGCGGGGCTGGAACTGTGACACAACATCACTCAGACATAAACACACGACAGAAAGCTGATCCACTCAGTCCAGACTCTGTTCTCTTTTGCAGCAACAcgtttaggaaaaaaaagattttttgaagagttttttttttttttgctatacgaaGAAACTCTTTTTCTTTGACAAAActaaactgtctctctctctctgtctctctctctctctctctgtctgtctctctctctctctgtctgtctctctctctctctgtctgtctgtctgtctctctctctctgtctatctatctgtctctctctctctctctctctccctctctctctgtctctctctctctctgtctgtctgtttgtctgtctgtcggtctctctctccctctctctgtctctctctctctcctgagcAGCAGTCCCatgtcgccccctgctggcctgtgTCCAGCACGACAGGTGGCTGTCTGGTCAGAgtctgaaacaaataaaacaaacaaacaaacaaacaaacaagcagcgTGAAGACGGCGGAGGAAACTTACCTACTATACATAAACAAATCTCGTTGCCCAACATTTTCCTCAACTCCTTCACCCAGTTCTtcacctgcaaacacaaacaaacaaacaaacacatctcaCTCAGGGATTCACTGTccagacactgtgtgtgtgtgtgtgtgtgtgtgtgtgtgtgtgtgtgtgtgtgtgtaatgatcTACTTTGACTTGGCCTATGAAATCTATCTTTcatctatttttaattttttgaaagCACATCCACacctaacaacaacaacaacaacaacaacaataattattattattattattataacaaaacatgatacaataataattatcCTCATAAAATTGGATTTCCTTTGACTTGTTGTTTTGTAAGCATGCTGATAACCAATATGTAGTTTCCATATTCATTTGCAATAAATTTGAAAAGTACAGTACCAAGATGTACATGTGAATGTGAGGTGAATTAACAAAAAACTAaccaaataataatgataatactaataataataactagaaattttttaaaaagtcataacattaaagatatatttttaaaaacccccagagaaaaaggaaaattataaaaaataaatctgacaaaacaaaacaaaacaaaacaaacaaaaaaaagtgtatcaTTGCAAAATCATCAGAAAATTTCAttcactcattaaaaaaaataggaaaaaaaatcatacatttaCAATAACAGAAACATAACAGCTCTAGGATATATGCAAATTAAACTACAAGAGAATTAtcataaaaattataaaaaagccaaaaaaaaaaaaaaaaggcatccaTCTTCCCACATAGttgctaaaaaaaatacataaaaagtacaaaaaaagacaagaaaatcatcagaaaattatttaaaaaatagttttcaaaCATTACACCTGCACCAGAAACAGAAAGGATGATCTttagaaaaatgatgaaaaaatgttttaaaaacataCGCCTGCATaccaaagaagagaaaagacaagacCATCAcaggaaaattagcaaaaattaaatattaaaaaatattacatccacacccaaaaaagacaagaaaatttttggaaaattatcaaaaaaatactttaaataaataaataaataaataaacaattagaaaattaaagttaaaagttaaaaaaatacaaccacacccagaaaagacaagaaaatcattagaaaattagaaaaaaaaaattaatttaaaaaatatatctaaatgcaattttaaaaaaccAATAGAAGTGCTGTGTGtatattaaaatgattcaaatgaaGTGACGTGCAGTGACTGGCCTTCTGGAAGGAGTCTTCGTCTGTGATGTCGTATACTAGGATGGCTCCGTTGGAGTCTCTGTAGTAGATGGGACCTAACGCATGGAAACGCTCCTGTCCCGCcgtgtcctgcacacacacacacacacacacacacacacacacacacacacacacacacacacacacacacacacacacacacacagtgagctgGGTGCAGGGCAGCAGAGGTCAGCTGAGGTCAAAGTGAGGCAGCGCGGCGTCTCACCCAGATGGCCAGGTTCACCCTCTTCCCTGTGATGTTGAGCTTCTTTGTGAGGAAGGACGCCTGTGCAGGGGACAGGaaacacaccatcagcatcatcagcatcatcatcatcatcatcatcatcatcatcatcaccatcatcatcaccgcgGAGACACATCAGGCCATCAATACCACTTGTTAAACACATctggtgaaaaatgtaaatcatgTTTGAGGACTGGACTTAATGAAACTGGTCAGAAATTGTCCAAAGTCCCACATCAGGACACCAAGACCccgaggaacaccacagaaaaactcaggctttgatttggtgtcagaacttttgacaccaaatcaatcACCAATCACCAATGAATGTGACTGGATGCTGTGGTTGTGTTGTGGAaacgtgtcagaaactggccctcactgtcagtccagctggagaagcagagctcctctgaacggcctcgctctctagtttgtgtctgtaaagtttgatgaggctgtgattctcctagaggtcactagaggtcattttctccagcgacgtccagttggacaaaagtctctgcctgcagtgaaatggctgctatgggggccaacatcatcacacaggaatcaaatgtggctcattgaatccacaagagtctcagctttccagtcaaagcaactgatgcagctccaagactgtttaggccccagtctgcacacacacaccattttacaacaggccacaagaacacatgtggactgcaggctttggggcccaaactgcatgggattagcagaa includes these proteins:
- the rab21 gene encoding ras-related protein Rab-21, which gives rise to MASGGSGKTYSFKVVLLGEGCVGKTSLVLRYCENKFNDKHITTLQASFLTKKLNITGKRVNLAIWDTAGQERFHALGPIYYRDSNGAILVYDITDEDSFQKVKNWVKELRKMLGNEICLCIVGNKIDLDKDRHVSVEEAESYAESVGAKHYHTSAKLNKGIEELFLDLCKRMMETAQAEERLKGNGASQSASSRRGVQIVDDEPQATPAGGCCSSG